The Macaca nemestrina isolate mMacNem1 chromosome 15, mMacNem.hap1, whole genome shotgun sequence genome segment actgtgctacAACCTGGGCCACAGCACAAGATCCTGTTAcaatcaaacaagcaaacaaaaaaccaaagatgCCTGTCATCTGCCCCATCAAATAAATCCAAATCTCCACAGGGTGACACAGGGTATTcgcattttaaaatatctcctcTGCTGAATAAAAGTAGAGTAATGTCTGAAAACCACTGAGTTATGTAAATACACTTCCTGTGACTTATTTGTAGCCCTTTCGTATCTAGCAATTTCTACAGACCCTCTCTGTGGGCTTCAGAAGCCAGAATGGGCAGGGCCAGGTGAGAGGTGTCCTAGCACACTGAGGGTAGAGCACAGCTCCCAGCTCAGGGGGACCCATTTCTGAGGTGAAGGCACCCACCAGGGGCTCTGCCTGTCTTCAGAGGGAAAAGCACACCTCAGAACCCCAGAGACccaaaagaaagatgaaattcAGCAGATACCTGCCACTGGACCCTGGAGCGGCAGCCCCAGGAAAAACTGCCATTGCACTGTCAGCTCCCTCCAGCCCTCTCTCAGGTCCCAGCAGGAGGAGGTCTCTGACTAAGCTCAGAGGTCTCAACAAACGGCGGGTTGAAGCTCAGAGGAGTTACTAATAGACCTATAGTTACCTCAAGACTCCACCTGATCAGGGCCAAAAATGAGTCCTGGGAGGGCAGCCAGGAAGAAAGCAGGGCAGAGAGGAAACACAGGGAGAGGGGCCCTGGGACTACATCAGATACGGAGGGAACCAGGGGAACGAGAGCAGCCCTGATGATTGTGCTCCCCACAGCCCCTGCATGTCTCTGTTCCCTGAGAATTCCAGGTGAGGAGCTCACTCTTACCCTTCACCCGTTCCTGGGCTCTGGCAGGCTGGCCTGATTCCTGTCCCAGCCTCACCCATTCTCCACAGTCGTCACCACTGATGTGGGCAAGCTTATGTCTCCGGTTTGCTGGGCTCTCACTCGCCACCCAATGGCACCAAGTTAACTTCTTTGCAtgctttattttctgtgattAAAAAGGGAAGCAATTCTCACTGACGCCATTtctcagaggagaaaacaggCACAGGGATGTTCTATCACTTCCTCAAGATCACCAAGCTACAAGTGGGAGCTGGGCTTTGAATGGAAGTCTACCCATGCTCCTAAAGTTGAGCCATCCTCCAAGGAAACAATGGGGGAGGGTGAGCGGCCAGAAGCCCAGTGGGGCCTTTGAGTAGGTCTTATGGAAAGGAGGTGCTTACAGGTTCCATCTTGTGGAACCTACAAGATGTGACCTCACTTCCTTACTGACAGACCCCAACAGAACTTAGAATTCTGGTAACTAGGCACCCATATTATACACACAGCCCCATTTCCAGCTCAGTTGATAGTCGACACTCCAGAGAACAACATGTTCTCCTGCTGTGTCCCAACATGCTGCCGACCTCCTCGTCGCAGGAGAGGCCAAAATGAGACTGTTTCTCGAGAATCTAGACATTGGTACAACCCTCACCCTCGACGCCTCTGGCCCTTTGCCAGAAGGCACCCACAGGTAACACAGGGCCCAGGGCAGGCCCGTCCAGGCCAGGCCTCAACTGTGCCCACTAGGGCAGTGCTGAGCCCCTCCCCATGTGTTTGGGGAAACAGGAGAAGAGGGGCCCTCCCTGGACAGGAGCAGGTAGGTTGTCGGGGGTTGGGAGCCTGGTCAGTATGTCAGGTTCACAGCCCAGACCATGCCTTCAGGATGGGAAGGTGAGTGTCGAGGACACAGTTTGTCTGCTCAGATCTGAATCCCAGGACCTCAAGCTGTCATCTGCCAGAGATCTCAAGCTCCTCTGGCTGGAGGTCTACGCAGATGCTCCTATGTGCCAAATCCTGTTGGGGAAGGGGGCGCCAGGGAGGAGTTCTAATGGGGGTGTCCCACTATGGGGTCAGCCAGGCAGGCCACTGACACCTCTTCGCCTGGCTCACTCTCTTTGCAGAGCTCCACACAGCAGATCAAGCAGGAACTGTTGGATGGATTCCATTTCTCCATCTTCTTCAAAGAAGGGCAGGGGCCCCCTGCTACCAACCACGGCCAGTGCTGGTCTGGGGTGAGACTGGACACAGAAGGGTCTCCACAGACAGGGATTCCAGAAAACCAGGGTGGGCCCAGGACTCAAACACGAATATGGGGATTCCCTAGGCTCTGTCCTAGGGCTTTCACACTTGAGTGAGCCACTGTCCTCTCCCAAAGGAATCTGGCTGCCATTAGTCCCCAGTGGCAACTTGGTTACAGGCAAAGTCCCTTTCACCTATCAGAGGAAGATCAGAGAAAATCCTTCTGTTTTCACTTGATGCTATGCCAGGAGTATCTCAGCATGTTGCTACAAGAATTGGGTATGATGGTAACATTGTAGCACATACTCATACTGTTATCATTTTAACTCCCCACCCTAAGTGTATGTCCAGCAACAGGCAGCTCCCCTGCCCTGCTGACCTCTTCCAGGACTTAAAATCCAACACTTCTACACAAACAAGATGGGGGGGGGTGGTGATTACAACAAAAGAAGGTGAAGCTACTCTATACATCTGTGTTGAAAGTGTCATCTCAGAGAACTCATCCCTGCAGACACACCGGGCAGCTGCTGCACTCTTGCATGTCACTGTAATATTCCTTAAGGGAGGCCATGCTCCACAGCGGGTCAGCCTCTCAGTGCTGGTGGAGCCTGTCGTGATAAAATTCCCTTTCTAGGCAGCCTTTCTACAGGGAGCATAATCCTATGTGTGTCCTAATAGGCTGGAGCAGtttgccagggctgccataacatgTACGCTGACTGAATGGCTTAACCACAGAAATCTGGttcctcacaattctggagactggaagcccaATGTCAAACTGTCAGTCTGGGGTGCTTTCTCTgggcctctctccttgccttggAGATGGCTGATTTCTATCTCAGTCAGGACAGGGTCTTCTCTTGAATTTCTCTGTGCACTGACCACCTCTCCTTGTAAGAAGCGCAGGCCTATTAACTTAGGGGCCACCCTAATGAACTCACTTCTCCTGAATTACCTCTTGGAGAACTCTGTgtccaaacacagtcacattctgagtcTCTGGGGTTGAGAATAGAAACAGTTACATTTGggggaggggacacaattcaacccataaaatACACAAATCCCCTGCGGAAGACACACACCCGGGAAAGGGAAATCTGGGTGAAAGGATCTGCAGATAGCAAGTTTCAACAGGTGTAGCCAGTTGACTTTCCAAAAGGGCTCCAGCTGCTCACAGGGTCACCAGCAGCCTCTGAACGTAGCTGCTTCTTTGAACACAACCTCCCCTGAATACTAACATGTTCTTAACTTTTTGTCAATCTGTTGTCTGTGTGGCAGAGAGAATCACCTTGTTTCATTTCCACTTTAAACCATACATTTCCGTAAGCTTTCCCGCTTTCAATACCTGCCTGCGTTTTCTCTTCCACGAGTCGCCTGGCAGATCCTGGGCCTTGGGATGCGCTTCCTCCCACCCTGGAGTCTTCCGGCACTTTCCCCTTGACCGGGGCTGGGATGGCCGTAGCTGTTTCTCCAGACTCACATTCAtgttaaagaacaaaaacaatcatTTCCCTTTAAGTCAAAGGGTTCTTCTAGAGCATCTTGTCCGGTGTGCTGTCACTAAAATAAGGAGGGGATGAGACCTCCCCAGACCCTTCCCTTCCATATAAGAAGCAGTGCCTCAGGTGACCTAGAGGGAATTTCATCCAGTCCTCCCTGTGGAAGGTGCTCTCTTCTGACCCGGGTGCTGCTGAGCAAGCATCTGACATCCAAAAGCCCGCGTCTCCTCTTCTCCACCATGAGGGTGATTTTTGAGGAGTGCAGGGATGATGCTCTTCATGCAGGCTGTTGATACAGAGGGTGCTGTTGCCCCACAGCTCACATTCACCATGCTGATGCCTTGAAGGCATGAATCATTTTATCCTTCCCCATCCTCACATGCAATTTTACCTTGAAAGCCTAGAACCCTTTTCACCATGGGCACCCAGGTTCTCCACATGCACAAGTCCCTGAAGGGTTGATGCTTCTTGGTGTGAGTTCCAGATCCCGATCCTCTGGTGGTTCATGGTGTTACCACTGACTCTCATGTCCCTCCTTGTCCCCCTAGTATGAAAATGAGATCTGCAGGATGCCAACTTTCCAGCCCAGCACAAGGGAGAAGCTGTTGGAGTCCCTGGTTCCAGCCTTTCTAACTAAACCCATCTCCTCCTATGCCACCTGCCTGGGTCCCTCCTGGGACTTTATCACTGTGCCACACTTTTTGGAACTACTGGTTAGAAGGTGAGTACGAGCCTCAGTTGGCTCCTCTGGAACAGGGAGTAATGAGAAGATGAACCTCACAGGGTTCTTGTAGGGACTGAATGATCTAAGACACAGCAAACAAAGGGGTCCCTAGAGCCTAAAACTCTGGACAATCTGCTGTGGGTGCTGTGATTCATCTTTATTACTTTTCTCTTCCCCCTCACTGAAGCAGCTCTCAGCATTCTGCCACAATGGCCcatctctcttcctgtttggaaAGGCACATAGAAAGCAAGTCTGCAATGGCATTAGTAAACGATGTCTGAGTTTCCTTCTGGCTGGACTTTCTCCTTGATACAGACAGAAGTGGGGTCCCTTCATGCTGAGAAAGGAGCCACAGGCCCTCTCTGACATCTGGAGAGGCTCACTGAGTTTCTCCAATGGTTGGGGTTCACTCAttcaacacatacatacaaaacacTTCATTTGTGCATCGTTCTTCTTGTGACTTGGCATAATTTCATAAACAAGGCAGATGACAATCCCTGGGCCTCAATTCTACCCAGAGTCAGGTGCTCACAGTAGACACAATAAACAAATGGTATCTTCAGAATGTTAGAGGTGAAACCCTCATGGCCTCCTCTACGTATGGTGGCATCCTCCCAGATCCTGACTAGAATGACGGAGCCCAACAAGTATCACCTGGGGGGACTTAGGGTTCTGAAGGGCCTCTTCACCCACAAAACATGGGGGGAAATATGTGGACTCTGGCTGGGGAGAGACTAAAGGAGCCCTGGGGTTCATATGTCTTGTAATTCCCACAACAAGGCTGACATCTGGGGACTTCCCCTGCACGAGGCAAATAGTGAGTTCTGTAAATGGAGACTTAGGTCCCTTGCAAAGGAGACGTGAGGTTGAGGTCACAACTGGCCACTGAGAGACCCATCCCCAGCACCGTGCCTTCCCAgctctccctgtcctcctccaCCCAACATCTGCCCCTACCCTCCTCACCCCAGGACCAGAGCTGGAGCTTTAATGAGCAAGCTGCTCACAAATCTGCCTGGAGCTGCAGTCTTGAGTGCCCAGCTGCACAGTGCTGTGCTCCAGGGCCATTGGGAAGAGAATGTCAGTGGGACGCTGGGGCGCAGAAGGGTCCGTACAGCCCTGCTACATGGCCAGGTCTGCCCCTTCCAGGACAGCACTGATGGCTTGGGGTAGGGTGGGGCTGTCCTCTACACAGGCAGCAAGAGGCCAGGGACCCAGAACCACACAAGGGTGCCCTGGGGGGTTGTGTGGGAGAAGGCCAGGCCTCTGACTCAGCTGTCCACTCCATCACCAGCACCACCGGCTCCATTTTGTTCACCTGGCCCCCTGAAAACCCTTCAGTTTGCTGCCAGGCCCTGCAACGGTCATCTTTCTGGATAAAGCTGGCCTTCAGGACCTTCACCTGGCCTGGACTGGGCTTGGAGAACCATCAGGGAATTGTCCTAGGCCAGTTGGTGCTTCCGGAGCCCAAGGAGGCCAAGCCAGATGGTGAGAAGACTTTCCAGGGCTGGTGTTTTCGGGGTACAATTCCCTTAATTTCCATCCAGTCATTTCTATACTTGGAAATCCCAGTGAGGAGTGACTGGAATGGtgaccttttctccttttccagatcctgctccacctcctgggcaaCACGCATTAACAAtgctggccctggagccagcgcCACCACTGCTGGCGGAACTGCCGCCTGCTCTGGAGCCAGAGTCACCTGTAGCCCTGGATGCACAAGGATATCGACATTCaacaccagcaccagcaccagggGAAGGGCCCCCTCCAGGAACAGTGCTGGAGCCACAGTCAGCCCCAGAGTCACCCTGTCCCTGTCCCGGGGCTGTCAAGAGCCAACACACTGAGGAGCGGCCTGACATCACCACCTTCCCTCCCAGGCTGCTGGCAGAGCAGCTGACCCTCATAGATGCGGTGAGCAGCTGGGCTTTGCAGGCTGTGCGTCTGGCACCAGCTGTCTCAGACCAGCCTCTCCCTGAAGAGCAGCCAATGCCCTGGGTCCAGTTTCAGCCCCACTTCTTACCAACCATGGGATCTGGATGAGTTTCCTCACCCACAAGCCTTCCCTGTCTGCATGTGGACAGCAGAGATGGGAAATCACCCGTGCCAGCTGCACAGAGTGACTGTGCAGACTGAATGACAGGGGATGGACAGAAAGCAGGACAGGGCAGGTGATCAgtgaggggcaggcagggccaTGGGTCActcacccagctgctcaggagcctcACTACCCTCAGCACTTATTAGGTATCTCATGCATATTAGATTCTATGGCAGACACCCAAACAGAGCCCAAGGTTGCAGTTGCTGCAAGGAAACTGCACCGGTATGGAGAGAAGGAGTAGAGGGCTGATTGGGATGGGAGGAAGTAGAGGCCTCAGGATgggcaggcctgagccaccttctAGTTCCTGGAGTGAGAATGGCCTGGAAGAAAATGTCACTCTCACTTTCCACCCTTGTTGGGTTCTGGGCCATGATGCATTCAGGGCCCTCGGTGGGCAGAAAACCAAATGCAGGGACTCCCACAGGTCTGGAGCATATCTTAAAGCTTTCTCAGCTCCAGCTCTGTTCATGCCAGAGACTGTGGATGACTGTGAGCTCACTTCCTGCCTGGGACTCTGGGTGACTCTGAGCTGGGCTGTGCTGTGTCCGTGAcactctcctcctcccccaaagGAGCTGTTCAAGAAGGTGGAACTCTACGAATGCATGGGCTCCATCTGGGGCCAACGACATCAGAAGGGGAGTGAGCATGTGGCACCCACAGTTTGTGCCACCATTGCACACTTCAACAGGCTCACCAACTGTGTCACCACCTCCTGCCTCGGGGACCACAGCATGAGGGCCCAGGACAGGGCCAGGGTGGTGGAGCACTGGATCAAGGTGGCCAGGGTAAGCCATGGTTGGGCCTTGGGATTCCCTCTCTCAAAATGGGGAACTGCCTCTTCTCCGCCATCAGCTTTCAGGATTGGCATCTGTATCTCTAGCCTGAGCCCTGCACATCCCCTAAGCCCTTCTTCCCAGAGCTTCCCTGACCTTGACCCCCATGGCCCAGTAGTGGCTGCTCACTTCTGACCTGGGATCTTCCTTGGGTTGAACTGAAATCTTCCTAGATGAGTGACATTCACTCAGCCCCAGGTGTACCCTCCTGAGGCTCCCTGGGCCTCTGCTTCATTCAGGAAGGGAGATCTCAGCAGAGGgggctgaggctgaagtgggtcGGACTCCAACTCTGGACCTCACAGctcactcttccctctccagGAGTGCCTACGCCTCAACAACTTCTCCTCAGTGCACGCCATCGTCTCTGCTCTGCGCAGCAACCCAATACATCGGCTACACAAGACGTGGGCAGGAGTGTCCAGGTGAGGAGCTCCCTCCACGGGAGCACCAGAGTTGACCTAGGGACCCATAGGTCTCCCCATGTGCCCTCAACGACTCTGAAAGGTTCTTGGAGAACAGGGACGGTGGAGGTAGGGATGGGCTGGTGGGTGTGCTCACTAAGCTGCCCTGGACTCCTAGGCAAGGATTTCTAACTCAGGAGGAAGGTTTTTTAACCATCAGGAACAGACTGGAGCCAATTGGAGGCTTTCAGGTGTTTGTACCCAGCAGTGGAACTGTGTCCAGCTGGAAGCTAACTGTGAACACGCGGGGGCTCATGTGAAGTGGAGATGGGCCAGGGGAGGAGCACGACAGTCCCACCCTGGTCCTCTGGAGCCCTTGTCATCAGATGACCCCACTGGAAACTCTCACGCAGGAAGCCGAGATTCATTGAGTTTTCAAACAAAAGGGATTGGAACTCACAAATCTCTCCCGTGATTCCCAAATttacccttttttctttcctctgtcaaTAGCAAGAGcacaaaatatctaaaagaaCTCTGCAAAAAGGACACTGCAGTGAAGAGGGACCTGCTGATCAAGGTACAGTGGAGTCTGGGAGATGCGGGACAAGTGTTTGAGGGTCACAGAAAAGAGTGAGTTTGGAAGGGCATTGGACCTGGTGTGCAGTGgttattttgtaatgttttgaCTTACCTACAAAAAGTGCACTTGAAAAATTCCCTCCATGCCTACTTTGGGCAAACAGGAGGAAAGGTGTGTGGGTCCATGGGCGCGTGGGGGCACGGGGACAAGAGGTCCTGGAAATGGGATGTGGCAATGGCTGCTGGGCTTCTGAGTGGCGGTGATGAGCTGCAGCATTAGCAGGGCTCTGGCTCCCATGTTGGTCAATGCTGCTGGCATGGAGCTTCCTCCAGGCTGGCGGGTGGTCATTGTAAGTGggactttcttccttcctcaaacTGGCAGCAATTCCTCAGGAAGCCAGGCCTCTGCTGCTGCATCTGTCTGCAGTGCACCTCCATGGGCAGGGACTGCAGCCCACACTGGGGGAAACAACAACAGAGGAAGCTCATGTGCCAGGGAGTCCAGTAGACTGCCCAGCTATGGGTACCAATGGGCAAACTCAGGACACATGTATGTGTTTGCTGGGACTCCCCGCTCTGCCCTTTGCAGACATCTGAAAATGGTCGTGTCACAGGATTCTCAACAATTAGCAGTGACAAAGGCTCATGACAAGTATCTGGGGGATCCATGCATTCCTAGGGGATCCTCCCCAACCAGATATCCGAAACTCCATGCAAATGAGAAGGCAACATGCCACCCCACCCAGGATTCTGGAAAACCCTGCCATATCCGTCAGAGATGTCGCCTCAGGAGGCCACATCCTgagtggaggaagagagagttCTGTGCATGGAACTCCCCTGGGGGATCACTGACGAGGCCAAACCGTGGATTTGGCATGGCGCAAACCCAGTTTGTGTGGCAGAGACTCCGGTGGGGCTCAGATACGCAGGTGCCATTTAACCAGGTCTCCTAAAATGCCCTGTCCCTTTCCCATCACGACTCTGCAAGGCTGGAGTCCTAGACACTCAGACACTCCAGAGAACAAGACCCTGATGGGTGGTGGTGCTGGGATGTGGGGTGAAGGCAGCCGAGACGGAGCCTCCAGTAGGGGGAGGAGGTGCTCTCTCTTTTGGGGCCCTGGGGAGTCACTGCCCACTCTTggtctctgtttctttatctggAAAATGAAGGGATGCTGAGCCTGTAGTGCGGGCCTCACAGGGTGGAAATGAGGTTcgagaaaagaaagcaattggAGGGTGCTCCTGAATGGTTCTTCCTCAGAGGGATGAGGGGGAGAACAATGACAACAGCTACAGGAAACAGTACTCAGGAGGCCCTGTGAGGTAGCTGTGGTTTTCATGGCtctttacagaagaagaaacagtcTCAGGGAGGCCTGGCTCTATGATTGGGTGACACACACAGGAGTGTGGAGCTGGCCAGTGGTATGAACACTGTGCCAGGTGACTCACGCCAGTCCCTGGGGTTCCAAGTGTGGGGTGGCTGGGGTATAACTGGGGGAAGGGAAGACAGCCTCACTGTCCCTGTCCCTGACACCTGGCAGGCGGGGAGCTTTAAGGTGGCCACCCAGGAGAGGAACCCCCAGAGAGCCCAGATGAGGCTGCGGATGCAGAATAAGGTGAGTGAGACTGTGTCATGGAGGGACCACAGGGGATCAGAGGACAGGGCTCTTTTCCCCACCAGCTAGAGACCTCCGTATCAAGACAGCGGGggcttcctccccagccctgtcctcCTATGGCCACTGGGCCTGGAAAACCTCCATTGGAGAGACCAGAGCAAGGGTCTGGGAAAGCAGAACTCAGAGTGGATGTGGGGAAGGGTaaggctgggaccacaggcccttGTGACTTGTTAAAATCCCACCATAGAGGTAACTAGGAGTGATTGCCAGACTTGGAGGTCAGCTGGAATAGAGGAGGCAGAGAATTGGGAAAGGTAGCTGAGGGTCTTTGGCTGCTACAACTGGGAGACCTGGGAAGGGGGGTTCTGGGAGACAGGGGCTGATGGGATTTCATGGGACAGGGCCTTGGGCAGGCACCTCAGGGTCAATACTCATCACCActacccctcccacctccccacccctccatgGCACAGGGCGTGGTCCCCTTCCTGGGGGATTTTCTGACTGAGTTACACAGGTTGGATTCGGCCATCCCGGATGATCTGGATGTGAGTGAGCCTGGGGCAGGCTGCTTGGGAACCAGGATCCTGAGGCTTGGGAGGAGAGGGGCCTGGACGGAGCCCTTAGATCTCAGCCCTTGGAAAACCTCCTCTCCTGAGAGTCTCACAGCTGCTCCTGTGGGAGGGGGTGCCAGGCCCATCTCATTACCTCTGACTGACAGAGGCTCCCTGGCAGTCACCAGCCCCTATCCCTGAGTGGTGAAGCTGCAGAGCTACCTGACTGCAACGATGCTGAGCTGTGGGCTGAGCTGGACTCAGCCTCTCCCTAGGGTAGTCCCATAATAGGAGAGTGAAATTGAGCCTTTCCAAGGGCAGGCAATTCCAGGGTCACTAAGCACTTTCTTTCTACGAGAgacctcagtttctctgtctgtCATCTCAGAGGGTTGGGGCAGAAGGTCCCTGAGCCTCAGCTCCCATGACCCCTGCCCTAGAgcccagagcctgaggcaggttcAAGTTCTATCATGTGCACATCCCCTAACCCTGGTGGCCCTGGCAGTAGTGCAGCATGGGaagggatggggtggggctgTTGTGGGCCAGGGACCTTTCTGATGGGCTCTATCTGACTTCCAGGGCAACAGCAACAAGAGGAAGAAGGTGAACAGCTGGGGCATTCTCGTTGGATGAGGTTGGGGATGTGGACGTCACAGTCCACCCTGGGCAGGACACTCCCTGGCTCCATCCTCTACATCTTAGGTTTACTGGGAGGGTTTGACAcacacaggaggaggaggagacctaTCCCAGTGGAGAGAGTGGGAAAGGCACTGGAATCAAAGACAAGTTCCTGCAGGAGGGGCTGTTCACATCCAACTCTGAGAACAGGCTGGGGGCTGCATGGGGCCCCTTCACAGAATGGCCCCAGGGACCAGCCCCTTCTCCCTGCCTGCCAAAGGTCCCCTCAGTGTCTTCCACCCAGGCCCTGTCAGCATCCTGTCCTCTGTCTCTAGGAGGTCCGAGTTCTGCAAGAAATGCAGCTGCTCCAAGTGGCCGCCATGAATTACAGGCTTCGGCCTCTGCAGAAATTTGTCACTTGTTTCTCAAGAATGGAGCAGCTCAGTGAAAAGGAGAGGTGAGGGCCTGGCACAtgggcagagggtgggagaaggctctccattttttttttaaatgtggtctggctctgtcgcccaggctgcactgcagtgtcaccatctctgctcactgcaacatctgcctcctgggctcaagcccttcctcagcctcccaagcagctggcacTACTGCTATCCACCACCGTGTGCGGTTGTTCTCCTGTTGTTGTTCTggtacaggtggggtttcacgatgatgtccaggctggtctcaaactcctggcctcaagcagtccacccacctcagcctcccaaagtactgacagtacaggtgtcagccaccccacctggcctagaGGAGGCTCTCCTGTGGACAGCTGCAGAGAGCCTATGGCCATGACTCCACCGCCAGCATCAAGCCCTGTTGCATGGGGACTGCTGGGGACCCAGGATTCCAGTTCGGCAGGCAATGAGAAGGGACCCGATGTGTGGCTCATGGTGGCCTCACAGCTGCCTCTCTGTCCTGCAGCTACAAGCTGTCCTGTCAGCTGGAGCCCGAATCCCAGTAGGCGGGAAACATCCTGCAGTGGCTAGGGGCCCTATTGGGATGCTGGCCAGAACACCGGCTCTGCATCATCCTTCATCCAGACCGGAGACACCAGGAAATCACATCTAGGTGGCTGGCAGCTCAGCTACATCTTGACCCCGCTCCTCAATACCAGATACTCCTGCTGGCCAGGATCAGGTCATGGGACTTTTGCATGTCAGGCGGGAaaccattttatgtttattttctttagtgtATAAGTAACGGtttttttcttagcttttgttaaaataaaattttaaaacactattcaGAATGTTCTATAGTTGTTGGAATGAGAACAGTAACTCCAGTGCAGTAACTGTATACCAGTCTTTAGGATTCATCGTCTAGCATGTCAAATTGAGGCTATGGCTGAACAAGTCATGGAATAGCGTTCGCGTTACACCTGCCAACCGTTtaacattttccttctttattcaaATTAATTATTGCTAACTCtgtttaaggaaaacaaaaaataaaacaaacaaacaaaaaaacacttaaaaaccaCAGTATGTCACCCAATCTATGTCACTTGTTCTACTGACCAATTACTCTCAAACCTAAATTCTAGTTAAATTCAAGTTCCACTGGGTTACTCTACTTTTTTAagttgtaaatatttaatgaatcacttaaatatttactgaagggCTGGAGATGGGAGGTATTTATGCAAGTGGTAGGGCTGGCCTTCTCCAGAAGTCCTGTGCACAAGGGAGCTGGCCATGAgtctccaggaaatacagataaccTTTTCCCACTATGGATCTTCCCAGACTTTCTGACACCTCTCTCCTAAGGGAACATCAAGGAaggagagaattgtttgaacccaatATCTAAAGGATGTCCCACAGCTTAATTTGAACACAAGAACACAAGCCCCATTGTGGTATATCAGACAAAAACAAGTCAAAGAAATCAACATTTCAGGGTCTGAAATATGATACCCCCAAATCAACACAAAATAAACACTTCAATCCAGTCCTGGAGCCACAAAGCTCCTATAAGAAAAGTGGGAGTTTATTTCAGCAAAACTTGTGTCTATGCATGCAgtttgcaaaaaagaaagaaaacaacagcaaaaagtaTCTATGGCAGCAAACCCTTAGGCCATGCAATTGATTTggcattactttttctttcttattttttgttctttttggatGGGACACAAAAATCACTGCtaacaaatataaatacaaacacaCGGGACTATACATCATTTGAGAGCTTCTGCATGGGAAAGAGAAACAATGAACCATTAAAGAAGGCATCctgatgaattcatgtcctttgtagggacatggatgacgctggaaaccatcattctcagcaaactatcgcaagaacagaaaaccaaacaccgcatgttctcactcataggtgggaattgaacagtgagaacacttggacacaggaaggggaacatcacacactggggcctgtggtgggtccgggggttgggggagggat includes the following:
- the LOC139358641 gene encoding ral-GDS-related protein-like isoform X1; the protein is MFSCCVPTCCRPPRRRRGQNETVSRESRHWYNPHPRRLWPFARRHPQSSTQQIKQELLDGFHFSIFFKEGQGPPATNHGQCWSGYENEICRMPTFQPSTREKLLESLVPAFLTKPISSYATCLGPSWDFITVPHFLELLVRSTTGSILFTWPPENPSVCCQALQRSSFWIKLAFRTFTWPGLGLENHQGIVLGQLVLPEPKEAKPDDPAPPPGQHALTMLALEPAPPLLAELPPALEPESPVALDAQGYRHSTPAPAPGEGPPPGTVLEPQSAPESPCPCPGAVKSQHTEERPDITTFPPRLLAEQLTLIDAELFKKVELYECMGSIWGQRHQKGSEHVAPTVCATIAHFNRLTNCVTTSCLGDHSMRAQDRARVVEHWIKVARECLRLNNFSSVHAIVSALRSNPIHRLHKTWAGVSSKSTKYLKELCKKDTAVKRDLLIKAGSFKVATQERNPQRAQMRLRMQNKGVVPFLGDFLTELHRLDSAIPDDLDGNSNKRKKEVRVLQEMQLLQVAAMNYRLRPLQKFVTCFSRMEQLSEKESYKLSCQLEPESQ
- the LOC139358641 gene encoding ral-GDS-related protein-like isoform X2, whose product is MSKLLTNLPGAAVLSAQLHSAVLQGHWEENVSGTLGRRRVRTALLHGQVCPFQDSTDGLGTTGSILFTWPPENPSVCCQALQRSSFWIKLAFRTFTWPGLGLENHQGIVLGQLVLPEPKEAKPDDPAPPPGQHALTMLALEPAPPLLAELPPALEPESPVALDAQGYRHSTPAPAPGEGPPPGTVLEPQSAPESPCPCPGAVKSQHTEERPDITTFPPRLLAEQLTLIDAELFKKVELYECMGSIWGQRHQKGSEHVAPTVCATIAHFNRLTNCVTTSCLGDHSMRAQDRARVVEHWIKVARECLRLNNFSSVHAIVSALRSNPIHRLHKTWAGVSSKSTKYLKELCKKDTAVKRDLLIKAGSFKVATQERNPQRAQMRLRMQNKGVVPFLGDFLTELHRLDSAIPDDLDGNSNKRKKEVRVLQEMQLLQVAAMNYRLRPLQKFVTCFSRMEQLSEKESYKLSCQLEPESQ